GTTTGGCATTGTCATTTAATCTTGTGCAAAGGTATCTGGTTCTACGCTTGTGCTGTTTTAGATAAATATCATTTCTGTAAGCGAAAGTTTCTCCATCCAGTATTTCTTCTAAAAAGAGCGTCTCTTTCAGGGATGTTGAAGCTTGGTCGAAAGATTTTAAGGCTTTCATTAGATTTACATCAGATGTGCTGCTAGCCTTGGGATTTTTCATGTGAAAGGTCAAAGGAATAAGAATTTCTTCGGGAAAAACACTAGTGGTCAATAATGGCTGCATCAATTGTGAAAAAGCGCTTTTCCACTCTTTGCCATGAGGGGATGCAATGTAATTGTATTTTACTTTGGTTATCAAATGGGCGTATTCATGGATATAGGTGATCAAGAATGCATAAATATTCTGACTCCCATTTACTGAAATAGAATGCGTTTTGTATCTGGGGTCAAATCTGTAATCTCCTAGTTTCGTTACTCGATCTTTGGCGACTTTGAAGTTGAATGGCTGCTTTTCCCAAAGTTGAACGCAATATTCAAGCGAGGCTTTGGGAATGTATTTTTGTAAAATATTTAAGAAACTTTCACTAGATGGCATGGGCCTTTTTTACTCAAAATAAGCTTTTGAAATTGAAATGTCAAAATTCAAATAAAATGAAAAAGCCTCATGAGTTCTCACAAGGCTTTCCAATAATATTTTGTTTGTATGTTTATGCATATTCTTTGATTTCACCAGTTTTCAATTTGGCGAAATATGCGTCAAGGTCTTTCTTCAATTCAGGAGCAAACATATACAGTCCGAATACATTAGGAATACACATGCTGAAAATCATGCAATCACTGAATCTAAACACGTCACCTAAAGTTACGGTGGATCCAAGGATAATTGTAAGGCAGAAGATAAACTTGAAAATCATTTCTGATTGTCTTGTTTCTCCAAATAGAAAAGTCCATGCTTTCAGTCCGTAATATGACCAAGAAATGATTGTTGATAAGGCGAATAGTATTACAGCGAAAGACAATACAGACGGAAACCAACTGATTACACTTCCAAAAGCTCTTGAAGTAAGCAAAACACCTTCTGTTTGTCCTGTTTGATATTCTCCGGTAATGATGATTACCAAAGCTGTCATGGTACAAACTACTACTGTATCGATAACAGGTTCTAATAAAGCTACAATGCCTTCGCTTACAGGCTCATCTGTTTTAGCCGCAGAATGGGCGATGGCAGCAGAACCAATTCCAGCTTCATTGGAGAAAAATGCTCTTTGAAAGCCGAAAACCATCACACCAAGAAAACCTCCTGAGATTGCAGGAGCGTTGAAGGCTCCGTCAATAATCAGCCATAAGGCGTTTGGCACTTTATCAATATGGGTGATCAATACAGTCATTACTCCCAAGAAGTAAACACCAACCATGAACGGCACGATCTTGTCAGTAACTTTCGCGATGCTTTTGATTCCTCCGATGATCACAGCTCCTACAAGTGTCGCCATAATTAATCCGAATACCCATTCGTTGCCATGGAAAAAGCTGTTTTCAGCACCGGTAACCTGCACAAGTTGTTGTGTCGCTTGGTTTATTTGGAACATATTGGCAGCCCCCATAGCTCCACCTATACATGCTATGGCGAAAAATACCGCAGCCAACTTGCCAACGATAGGAAAGCCTCTTTGAGCAAAACCTTTCTGTAGGTAATACATTGGTCCGCCAGATACCTCTCCGTCAGCATGCACATTTCTGTATTTTACAGCAAGTGTGCACTCTGCGAATTTGTTGGCCATCCCTAGTAGACCTCCCAAAATCATCCAAAACGTAGCGCCTGGTCCCCCGATAGAAACCGCTAATGCTACTCCGGCAATGTTTCCTATTCCAACTGTACCTGACAAGGCAGTGGTCAAGGCTTGAAAGTGGGAAACTTCTCCAGTGTCGTTAGGATCGTCATATTTACCTCTTACAACATCTATGGCATGTTTGAAGCCTCGAATGTTGATAAAGTTGAAATATACAGTGAAAACGATCGAAGCAACCATAAGCCAAACAACCACCAGCGGTATGCTGACATTTTCATTTAAACTTATAGAATAAAAAATCGTACTCTCCAGCCAATTCACGAATGCACCAAAATTTTGGTTCATTGTGGATAATAGCATCATCCCTCCTAACTGTGCCATAACTTTGAAATTATTTGATTAGTCATAATGCAAGATCAAGTAGACGAAGCATGATCTTGAATGGTGAAATATTAAAGGAATCAAATTCCCAACTTAATATCAAAGATAAAATTTTATTGAGGGTTTTCGCAAGTCTATTCTGAAGTAATTTAAAAGATAAGTTTATTATTTTGATTTTTAACTTTTTTATAAAATATTATTTCGTTAAAATAGATATTCCTTCATTTAATTTTCTAGGTTGATACCCTAGCAGTTTCTTCATTTTATCAACCAAAAGTCCTGTCTTTAAGGGTCTTGCGGCACGCTGTTGGAAGGTGGATCCGTCAACTGCTGAAATCAAGTTTTTGTCCAATTTGAAAAAATCAGCTGTTATTATTGCCATTTCATATGGAGTTAGTAGTTCATCTCCACTGACATTGAAAATTCCTTCTGCTTTTTGTTCAACTATTAATTTGCAACCTTGAGCCAGATCTTCCGCTAGAGTTGGGGATCTTAACTGGTCAGTAACAAGTTTAAGGGCTTTGCCTTTTTCTAGATTGTCTTTCACCCATAATATGATATTGGATCTGCTCATATCTTGGGCTTGACCATAGACTAAGACTGTTCTTGCTATAGCCCAATTCAATGTGCTAGAGGTCACAAGCTTTTCAGCTTCAAGTTTAGTCTCTCCATAGTAGTTGATAGGATTCGGCTCGGCATTTTCGTCATATGGCCCGTTATTTCCATCAAAAATGAAATCAGTGGAAATATGAAGGAGGAAACAAGAAGCTTTTTCACAAGCTTCGACAATATATTTTGTCGCATTGACATTCAAATCATAGCAATTGTCTTTTTCGTCTTCGCATTTGTCGACATTAGTCATGGCTGCTGTATGTATTACAGCATGAGGACTGTATTGATTAATAATTTTATGTACGTCTTCCTCTTTGGTTACATCCAAATCATGATATGCGTAGTTACCTTCATTTAGTCGGTTTCCTCCTCGCGAGGTGGCTATTAAGTCAACGTTGCTGTCATTAGAGAAAATTTCAACTAATTTTTGGCCTAGAAGTCCATTGCTTCCTGTAATGAGTATTTTCATAGTGAATTAGGCATAAAAAAGCCTTTCTTGAACATCAAGAAAGGCGAAGTAAGAATAAAATTTATTTAATGAATAAGATTGCCGTATAGTTTGATCAATTTTTTCTTTTTGATTTCTTCAACTTCGACGCTCATATAGATATCTTCAACTGGCTTGTCCCTGAAACCTGTTTTTTGTTTGGCGATAGAGTCGATGACTGCCATGCCTTCCACTACTTGCCCAAAAACGGTATACGCGTCATCCAAATGCGGAACTCCGCCTTCTGTTGTGTAAATGTCGATTCTCTCTTGAGGATAAGGATTATCGAGTTCGATATCATATTTTTTTTCAATATCGTCTTTATGCTTAAGCATTAGTTCTATCAAAGCGTCATTGTCTCTTCTGGATTGGAGCTCTGCTACTTGCTCTTCCAAATGATTGAACTGAACATCTTCCACTAAATGAGTGAAGTATTTGTAGAGTTTAGGGTAATCGACTTTTTGATCTCTGAGCTCTTTTTCTGTCCATTTTTTCCCTTGGACTATGTAGAATTGACTTCCGCTGGATTCCTTTTTCGGATTAACTCTGTCGCCTTGTCTGGCAGCTGCAATGGCGCCTCTTCGATGAATCAATGTGTCCACAAATTCTGCAGAAACGGTATATTCAATTTTTTTATCACTATTAGGCTTTTGATTGACATCTCCGCCTTGAATCATGAATTCTTGGATGACTCTATGAAAAGTTGTGCTGTCAAATGCTCCGGATTTGGCTAGTTTGATAAAGTTGGCCTTGTGCTTTGGGGTTTGGTCGAATAACACAGCTTTCATATCTCCATATGGCGTGTGGAAAGTGACTAAATAATCTTTTTCCTTGTCGCAGGAAAAAAGCAAGGCTATTGCGACAACAGCTAGTGTTAGTTGTTTTAGTATTTTCATTATCCTTTAAAGTTCAATGAGTGTCAGTGTCAAAGTTGAATCAATACTTTCGGTCTCACACAAGAAGAACGGATAATCGTTTAATTCATTTTTGACGTTAATATATCAAAAATAAAAAAGTAGGGGGAGTTACAAAAATTTTAAAGCTTTAAAGAAAATATGATTTATCAAATCAAAAGGAAAAGTAAAGGACGCCTAAAAGGCGTCCTAAGTTTAAAAAATTAGTCGAGTTTGGTGATTTTGACTTGGTCAACCAGAGCACGGTTGACATCTACGTTCATATTTTCATTATGAGGGAGAAATTTTAATTGAAGCAAGTGCTTGCCTTTTTTCAACCTCACTTGCTGACTGTTTGATTCAGACCAAGAAGACCACTCATCTTTGCCTAATTGGGACATGATTATAGCTCCTTCATTGTTGTTGTCGACAATTAAAGAGCGAATTGCGCATTTGTTGTCTGTATTGTATGGACCGCTGCCATTGGAGTATCTAAATGAAATTGCATACAATCCATCCTTGTTTATCGTTACCGGAATTTTCACATCTGTGTTTTTGGTTTTAGTCAGTTCGATGAAACCTTTGCCATTATATCCTTCATAAGGCAAAGTTGACAGTTTTGCGAATTTTTCTATTTGAAGTATTTGTTCATGGCCTTGAGGAATATAAATCAAAGGCTTGCTAAGGAATGATTGATAACCTAATGAGTCAAGCGCCGCAACTTGGTATTCTGTGTATATTTTCGGCAAGTTTATAGTGAACTTGGATTCAATAGACTTGTCAATTACTTCACCATTGGCAATGAGTTGATAATTTGCAGAAGGATTATAGTTTTCAATTATTATAGAATTTTTATTCAAGCTTACTCTAGGTGTTTTGAGAGTAAAGTGATTCGCTTTCGCATTTATTTTACCTTGGTCTTTGATTTGAGAATTCAAGGTAATCTCAATTTTATGACGGCCTTTTATATTTGAGTTAACGAAATGTTGACTTTGCTCTTTTCCATTTACCTTGAAAGAATTGATTTGATTTCCAAAACCATTAAGAGTAATATCCAAGACAGCATCTCTATATTTGAAATTGGAGAGTATTTTATTGCCTTGATACTGTTCAGGCACTACAGGGGCGAAACTTAATTTATCAGACTCTAGGTTCATGCCGTAAAATACCCTATAGATCATTGCTAAATTACCTGCGACACTCCATAGCTGTCGGTCGGAGTTTATGGCAGTATCTCTAAAATCTCCGTTTTCAGCAACCATATTTTCTTTGTTGGTAAGAAACAGTCCAGCGGCTCTGTAAAGGGAGGCTAAACCTTGATTCAATACTTCGAAGTTTCCTGTTGTCGCTGCGGCCCAGTTCCAATACGCTTGAACAAAAGGTCATATGCCGTTATTATGATAAGGAAATACATCGGGAATTTGCGGATAGAAACATGTAGCTCCGTATGGAGTCATCGGGACATTGCTGATGGTTTGTTGTGCTTGGGTGCTGTCAGCGATATCAAAAAGCACTGTAAATGCTTCGCCTAATATTTCCGGCCTTGGATCTAAACTTTGGTATTCTAGTCCATAAAGGTACATTCCATAATATCCTTTGGACGGTACCCAAAGATATTCATTCATGCCTTTTTTGATATTTTCTGCTTGTGCAAGATATGCTTCATTGTTTATACCCAGTAATTCTGCCATTTCAGCAAGAATTTGATACGTCTGAAAATGAACGGCGTTGGTGCCAAGGCATTCTGAATTGTAGATATCCACATTGGTCATCCAGATAGGGTATTCCTGAGTTCTCCAATCCAAAAAGGATGATTCACCTTTTCTTAATCCTGTTTTATGATCCACGATTGTTTTTTCATCATCTTTGATGCTGTTATCGATTATTTGGAAAGCTTTTTCTAGCCAATCCTGATCGCCTGTGGATTTGTATACTTCATAAGCGGCAAGAGCCCATGTGGTTCTATCAGTAGAGACAGGCCAAGCGCCTCCCGAGCCAGTGTCTTGTATTATTCTGTCTCGTTTGACTTTGCGAAGAAGGCTGTTTTTGGCTATTTCCGGTTCGATCATCGCATAAGCTAACAAGATGCTATAGCTTACATCTCTTGTCCATACTCCTGACCATTCTTTGCCAGTTCTGAAAGTGTCGTCATCTTCGGTGTCGAGCACAGTTTCGTCAAGTGAAAGATTGTAGAGCGCGTCAACCAATACTTGATCTGAATTATATTGAGGAAATTTGGAAATATCATTTTTCAATACCCATTTTTGACTCACAAAATTTCCTTCATTGTATGGATTAAGCGTTAAGGTGATTTCATAGATGCCATATTCTCCAGTGGGCTGCAATTTCATGTCTTGACGTCCTTTTAAGTTGTCAAAATCCCAACTCAAAGGATCTTGAGATCCTGCAATATAGAAACCGTCAAAGTCGCTTTTGAATATCTTGTCGCCTGTAGGGGTAATATAATATCCATGTTGCTCGAATGATTTGATGACATTGCTGGCATCCATTTTAATGGTAGCCTTAGTGTTTGGAGAAAGCTTTTTGCCATCAATGCTTCTGCCCATTTCTTCAGGCGATATATCTCCAAAAGTATATGTAGGATTTGTGTCTCCTATGAGGTACAAATGGTTTTTCCCAGGCGCAAACTCATCGTCTTTGCCATTGATGCTGAACTTGAATTCGATCAGTGGCGAAAGGTTTTCGTTTGCAGGACTCTGGTAATTTGATATGATTTCTTTTGGAGAAATAGCTATAGCTTCGTACTCTCCTTGCACAACTTTATCGTTATAGATTTTGAATTGAGGAGATTCATAAATCGTTGTAGATGTTTTGCTTGGTTGACAACCAGCTAATAAAGCGCAAAAAATAATTGTCTTTGCTATGATATGTTTCATAATGAATGTTGTAAAGCAATATTTAACTGTTTAAAAAATCGATATAACCTGTAAAAGTTATGTTTTGAATAAAATTATATACTTAGCCTTAAATTTCTAATTTGAGTGAAATACTTTTCCTTATTTAACTATGGAAACGTTTGCGGAAATATTGGTTTGAAATAAGAAAGCCTTTCTAATGCAAAGGGAGGAAGTCTATGTCGTCGACTATTGTTGTTCCCGATAAAGGACTTAGTCCTAATCTTTTTCTCATTGGGTTTTCCCAGTTTTGGATACTGTCATGCGTTTGGGCATACATTCTAAATCGTCTCATGAAGGCTTCTTTAGCTCCGTATAGGTAATTGCCAAGGCTGAAGTAATCAATATGAGGGGTTAGATAACCTGTTCTATTGAAAGTTTTGTAGGCGGAGTC
The Aureibacter tunicatorum DNA segment above includes these coding regions:
- a CDS encoding transcription elongation protein SprT — translated: MPSSESFLNILQKYIPKASLEYCVQLWEKQPFNFKVAKDRVTKLGDYRFDPRYKTHSISVNGSQNIYAFLITYIHEYAHLITKVKYNYIASPHGKEWKSAFSQLMQPLLTTSVFPEEILIPLTFHMKNPKASSTSDVNLMKALKSFDQASTSLKETLFLEEILDGETFAYRNDIYLKQHKRRTRYLCTRLNDNAKLLFSPLAEVHKHNGKTPESLKELIIEKKQRRQKLINIPDGMLFKLGEKTYEKNKLRRTRVLCTEQRSQVQYLIHKDALVEKI
- a CDS encoding alanine/glycine:cation symporter family protein; this encodes MAQLGGMMLLSTMNQNFGAFVNWLESTIFYSISLNENVSIPLVVVWLMVASIVFTVYFNFINIRGFKHAIDVVRGKYDDPNDTGEVSHFQALTTALSGTVGIGNIAGVALAVSIGGPGATFWMILGGLLGMANKFAECTLAVKYRNVHADGEVSGGPMYYLQKGFAQRGFPIVGKLAAVFFAIACIGGAMGAANMFQINQATQQLVQVTGAENSFFHGNEWVFGLIMATLVGAVIIGGIKSIAKVTDKIVPFMVGVYFLGVMTVLITHIDKVPNALWLIIDGAFNAPAISGGFLGVMVFGFQRAFFSNEAGIGSAAIAHSAAKTDEPVSEGIVALLEPVIDTVVVCTMTALVIIITGEYQTGQTEGVLLTSRAFGSVISWFPSVLSFAVILFALSTIISWSYYGLKAWTFLFGETRQSEMIFKFIFCLTIILGSTVTLGDVFRFSDCMIFSMCIPNVFGLYMFAPELKKDLDAYFAKLKTGEIKEYA
- a CDS encoding SDR family oxidoreductase, with amino-acid sequence MKILITGSNGLLGQKLVEIFSNDSNVDLIATSRGGNRLNEGNYAYHDLDVTKEEDVHKIINQYSPHAVIHTAAMTNVDKCEDEKDNCYDLNVNATKYIVEACEKASCFLLHISTDFIFDGNNGPYDENAEPNPINYYGETKLEAEKLVTSSTLNWAIARTVLVYGQAQDMSRSNIILWVKDNLEKGKALKLVTDQLRSPTLAEDLAQGCKLIVEQKAEGIFNVSGDELLTPYEMAIITADFFKLDKNLISAVDGSTFQQRAARPLKTGLLVDKMKKLLGYQPRKLNEGISILTK
- a CDS encoding peptidylprolyl isomerase; this translates as MKILKQLTLAVVAIALLFSCDKEKDYLVTFHTPYGDMKAVLFDQTPKHKANFIKLAKSGAFDSTTFHRVIQEFMIQGGDVNQKPNSDKKIEYTVSAEFVDTLIHRRGAIAAARQGDRVNPKKESSGSQFYIVQGKKWTEKELRDQKVDYPKLYKYFTHLVEDVQFNHLEEQVAELQSRRDNDALIELMLKHKDDIEKKYDIELDNPYPQERIDIYTTEGGVPHLDDAYTVFGQVVEGMAVIDSIAKQKTGFRDKPVEDIYMSVEVEEIKKKKLIKLYGNLIH